The following are encoded together in the Anabrus simplex isolate iqAnaSimp1 chromosome 5, ASM4041472v1, whole genome shotgun sequence genome:
- the LOC136874803 gene encoding chaoptin-like, producing the protein MPQVFSRNFQKLRILNLSRNKIHFMFLGIGFPTDSYGRVSKKRGSRLPLLRSLDLSYNEIKDLAFPFDYPLVPSLATLNLSYCQIDYLPIKRQNPFRCMPSLLYLDLSHNNIMHLSQTSFVVNQKLNLIDLSGNKLVEWPVFDYCEIRFLNLSSNSYTSLKKLSLNHSRIEYIDLSWNRISEWNETDIFYYPKGLESSITKVNLSYSAISSLSEEMFISFKALGGIDIGNSSADCVHLLRWRGSEHIKNIYSLGRRNHLSCNVTTQEDPSTRITRTSALRVNENVFGTALMLPLVLLCIVAIYSIVFRLRYASYT; encoded by the coding sequence ATGCCGCAGGTCTTCAGCCGCAACTTTCAGAAGCTTCGGATCCTAAATCTGTCTAGGAATAAGATACACTTCATGTTCCTAGGGATAGGATTCCCAACAGATTCTTACGGAAGAGTCAGTAAAAAGAGAGGATCTCGCCTTCCCCTGCTGAGGTCACTTGACCTTTCTTACAATGAGATCAAAGACTTGGCCTTCCCGTTCGACTACCCTCTCGTTCCGAGCTTGGCGACTCTCAACCTCAGCTACTGCCAAATCGATTATCTGCCAATAAAAAGGCAAAACCCTTTTAGATGCATGCCTTCCCTTTTGTATTTAGACCTTTCACACAATAATATTATGCATTTAAGTCAAACAAGTTTCGTAGTGAATCAAAAACTTAACTTGATTGATTTATCAGGAAACAAACTCGTAGAATGGCCGGTGTTCGATTATTGTGAAATTAGGTTCTTAAATTTGTCTAGTAACAGCTACACAAGTTTGAAGAAACTGTCCTTAAACCACTCTAGAATTGAATACATAGATTTGTCATGGAATAGGATTTCAGAATGGAAtgaaaccgatatattttattatccgaAAGGATTAGAATCGAGTATTACGAAAGTAAATTTGTCCTACAGTGCTATTAGTTCACTCTCTGAAGAAATGTTCATTTCTTTCAAGGCACTTGGAGGTATTGATATTGGAAATAGTTCCGCAGATTGTGTCCACTTATTAAGATGGAGGGGAAGTgaacatattaaaaatatatacagtTTAGGTAGACGAAATCATCTAAGCTGCAATGTTACAACACAGGAGGACCCATCTACTCGTATTACTCGTACGTCTGCTCTACGAGTTAACGAGAATGTGTTCGGTACTGCCTTGATGTTGCCTCTCGTACTGCTGTGCATTGTTGCCATATACTCTATTGTGTTCAGACTGAGATATGCCTCGTACACATAG